The Tautonia marina genome has a window encoding:
- a CDS encoding protein kinase domain-containing protein, giving the protein MNVELRVSTGPHEGQTFHFDRHAAFSVGRATDAQCSMPEDPFLSRHHFLVEVNPPLCLVRDLGSTNGIRVNGVRVECTRLQDGDTIAAGNSAFQVVIESSGVLPIVCRGCATPAPADLTISAMPGEVVEWYCRACADRRRRYPQPPKGYWIERYIGGGGMGEVFLARREADNLPVALKVMIPVVAAGDRIRAYFLREMNVMRNLRHRNIVAFFEAIEDEGQFQLLMEFIDGKGARDWVDALPGPPPIQAIASIGKQLLLALDHAHQRGFVHRDIKPSNVLVMGGVRRPLVKLSDFGLAKNFRDEAGFNGMTIEGDFGGSMGFLSPDHIRGFRDVKGAADIYSAGATLYYLLSGRYPFLDFDPKNADAINKTLEHPAVPLRVHRRDVPDALDRIIRRALEKNPSDRWPTAKDMADALSPFATDPLMKSSNAPGPSSECS; this is encoded by the coding sequence ATGAATGTGGAACTGCGAGTCTCCACCGGGCCGCACGAGGGGCAGACGTTTCATTTCGATCGTCACGCAGCGTTTTCGGTGGGCCGAGCGACCGACGCGCAGTGCTCCATGCCTGAGGACCCGTTTCTTTCTCGCCACCATTTCCTCGTTGAAGTCAACCCACCGCTCTGCCTGGTGCGCGACCTGGGCAGCACTAATGGCATCCGGGTCAACGGGGTTCGGGTGGAATGTACGCGATTGCAGGATGGCGACACCATCGCCGCCGGCAACAGTGCCTTTCAGGTCGTCATTGAATCGTCGGGAGTGCTGCCGATCGTGTGCCGGGGGTGCGCCACTCCGGCACCGGCTGATTTGACGATCTCGGCCATGCCGGGAGAAGTCGTCGAGTGGTATTGCCGGGCATGCGCGGATCGTCGAAGGCGCTATCCTCAGCCTCCAAAAGGCTACTGGATCGAACGCTACATCGGCGGTGGAGGCATGGGAGAAGTCTTCCTCGCCCGTCGAGAAGCGGACAATCTTCCCGTCGCCTTGAAGGTGATGATCCCCGTCGTGGCCGCGGGAGATCGCATCCGCGCGTATTTCCTTCGGGAAATGAACGTCATGCGGAACTTGCGGCACCGCAACATAGTCGCCTTTTTTGAAGCCATCGAGGATGAAGGCCAGTTTCAATTACTCATGGAGTTCATCGACGGCAAGGGAGCCCGCGACTGGGTCGACGCGCTACCTGGTCCACCGCCAATTCAGGCCATTGCCTCGATCGGCAAGCAACTGCTTCTGGCTCTCGATCACGCCCATCAGCGCGGGTTCGTCCACCGAGACATTAAACCCTCAAACGTGCTGGTGATGGGTGGGGTCCGTCGCCCTCTGGTGAAGCTCTCCGATTTCGGTCTGGCCAAGAACTTTCGCGATGAGGCCGGCTTCAACGGCATGACCATTGAGGGAGACTTCGGCGGCTCGATGGGCTTCCTTTCCCCCGATCACATCCGGGGGTTCCGAGACGTAAAGGGGGCCGCCGACATCTACAGCGCTGGGGCAACCCTGTATTACCTGCTCAGCGGTCGTTACCCCTTCCTGGATTTCGATCCGAAGAACGCCGACGCCATCAACAAGACGCTCGAACACCCGGCGGTGCCCCTCCGAGTCCACCGGAGAGACGTCCCGGATGCCCTGGATCGGATCATCCGACGAGCCCTTGAGAAAAACCCGTCGGATCGCTGGCCAACGGCCAAGGACATGGCCGATGCGCTCAGCCCCTTTGCAACCGATCCTCTGATGAAATCCTCGAACGCCCCCGGCCCGTCCTCGGAGTGCAGTTGA